The sequence TGTTCTGTAATCGTCAGTGATGTTTGCTTATTTCATCAACCTTTGGACGTATTCACGACCATTGTCGGTCGGTTGGCCAACAAGTGGATACGCAGAACCATCCCATTGCACAAGTCCGTATGCAGGTCCTCCGACTTGTTCGGTATCAGGGTTCATTTGGGGACCCGATTCACCTTGGATATTTCCGAGTATCGCTGCAGATGCCGCTTTACTGTAGCTATGCCCTCTTAATGTACTCCAAATCGCCCAAGCTCGCTTATCAATGTCACTTGTTACCTCAGGTGGATATTGACCATTCCAACCACCATTCCCTCCACCCGTTCCGCCATTGCCATCAATTTTAATTCCATTGACATAAAAATCACCAACTACTCTAACTTCTCCATATAAATTCAGTTTTAGAGAATCCATTGTAGACTCTGCAGGTACTTGAACAACTGCTCTAGATCCAGATTGCCCTCCTGAATTGATTGAGAAAATTTGTCCAGGAATTTGAGTAATCGCTACACCATTCGCTTTTAATTCATCACTGCCTTCTGATTTGCCATAGGTTGGAGTGATTTTTGCAATCGCTGATCCGTGTTGATTTTCAGGATCATCTCCTAATGTTTTTGTTTCAAAACTCAATCTCCCTCCATCTAGCACAATTTGGAAATCACCTTCATCAGAAGATTTTATGATGTTACCTTTAATCAAAATACCGCTTAACACACCCGCACGAATATAATTCGCATTAAATTCACCATCAATTGTCCAAGCTGTTTCGAATTTATCTTTGTCAAAATCGCCATTAATAAAACCGATGCCTTCCGAATTCATCACTAAGAAGTGATCCGATTCTTTTAAGCTCTCTTTATTCATGATAACCATCTGATAAGGTTGTCTTGATTCACCTTTTTTTGCATCCCACGGTGACATTAACAACACTGATCCACCTTTAGCTCCGCGAATAATATCACTTTGCCACTTACTTACTTACTTCAGTTGAATCATAAAAATTCATTTTGACACTCTGCAATTCAGATACGCCATTTTGTACGTTGGCAAGCTGTGTTGTAGCCGAAGACCCCTGTAAATTATCACCTAAACTTGTGTCTACTTTGTTTGTTAAACAATCATACTTAACTGAAAAGACACGTGTTTGATAATGATAGCCCTTGTCATAATCGTGAATACTCACTCTATCTCCAATCGAGCTGGCGCCAATCACTTCGCTTGAAAATTGTACCAACTGTCGAGAATTATCTAATAACATTTGATAAGTGGCTGTTAATAGTTCCTTGTCATCCTCAATATCGTCAAAAACAACCACTTGTTCTCGCCTGCGCATTCCGCCATTTTTCATCGGGATACCATGCACTTCAGTTAGCTTTTTCAATTCCAGAAAAGCCTGCCCTTTTGGTTTGACGACAGGTGTTTTCCAGTCAACTTTTTCGAAACCTAGACGTTTACCTTTACCATCACCAACATCTTCACCCTTTCCTCGACCAACAATACTTGTGATGATATTGGAACGATTTTTAGTACGTACAACTTTTAGCGCCGTACTGCCAACTTCGTAACGTTTAGTGCTTTCTTTTCCAATTTTATCGTGTAACTCAATCCATTTTTTTGAAATACCTGTACCGCTAATTTCACATCTGAATAGCAGCTCACAGCCTAACGACTGAATCGTTTTCAGCGCATCTTTAACCGAGATATATTGAAAAGTTGCACTGGCTACCTTGTTTACTATCCCCGTTACATGCCACTCTCCATCTGTTGCTTTAACGACTTGCTTCGCTATTTCAGTCAATGTCTGTTTCTGAGATTGCTCTTCCTTAACGATATAATTACTCAGCTCATCGAGACCAAAATTAATGCCTTTAAAGTTCATTATCTCCGCATCAATTTCCTCTTCTTGTATTTTATAAAGTGAATAAACTGACTTGCGCTCTCTAACTGCAATGTACTCTGCTTGTTCAAGTTCACTATCATACAAACAACTGACCGTTAAAGTATCTTTTAATAAGTCAGATTTATCGCTTGTTATTTCCTGTTCTTGCAGGCATTGCATTAGTGTGCGATTGTTCTTCATTTTAATTAACTGTTGTTTGTTATCAAAAAAGTAGACACTCATAACTCCACACTCCTATACACAATTGACAGCGTTGCAACATCGCTGGTCACTCGATCGTCAGTTTTTAATTGAAAATTTGAAAAATCGCTATCCAAGTCGAGTAAATTTGTGCGATCGACATTGTTAACAAACACCTTGCCGTTTTTAAAGTCAAAAAGCACCACGTCATTGACTGCTAAAGTTTCACTCGTTATTTTAAGCGTTTGTGAACCATTCACAATTGATAAAGTGGACGTTTTTGTCATTTTGGCAGTCACAGTCATTGGTGTAACTGGGTAATGGAGATGATGATTAATCGCACCGATTGTTATATTTTCAGCACCATATTTATAAGGGTCAGAACAAAAAAGTGTAAACGTACTGATAATATTGTTCGAACTTCCTTCTACTGTATCCGCTGTTTCAAAGCGTCCATAGTAGGTTGTCGTCGGTTCGTCTTCAAATGAAATAGCGACATCTTCATCACGATACAAACGAAACATCAACTCTTTAAAATCGCGTTGTAATTCTAACGCATTCTTATTCTGAAGTTTATAAGTGACAGTGATGATACGTGCAGGCAATCGTTGATTCGTAATAATTGCACCAATTTGTGCTTCTGTACTTTCCAAAACAATGGATGTCATTTCGCGACCTTCAACTTTTAATGTTGTATAACCTTCCAATATATCTTCCAACAAAAATCCATCATAACGCATAGCTGATGTTGGTATATACTTCATTTTTCTAAATGGATCTTTTTTTACATCTTTAAATGTGTACATCTAAAAACTCACCTCCTAAATTTGCATATTGATTTGTGTTTCGCCACCCATCGCATCAGAAATATCTGCAACAAATGCTGTGAAATTTTGTTTGCCAATATTAACTACGAACTGGGCGGGTTGTGTTGTTGCAGTATTACTTTGACTCGCATCAGCTGTAAACGAAGCACTAATGGAATGGCTCATGCCATTAACATTACTCATAACGTCGCCAAAACCATTTTGCAAACCTTTATCAAGACCAAACATAATACTTTGACCATTTTCAACGAGTAAACGTTTGTCATATGAAATTGGCCCTTTATGGTCTTTAATCCAATCCCCGATGCCACTAACGAATTTTTTACCCGCTTCCCATGCGGCTTTCAACCCATTAACAAATCCATCAATGATTGCTTTACCAGCATCAACTAAACTAAATTCTTTTATGATGTTAAACACACCAATCATTTTGTCGATAAAACCAGCTACTTTGTCAACGCCACCTTGGAAAAAACCAACAATACTATTCCAACAATCGCCTAAAAAGTTTGCCACCGCATTAAATGCTGCGATAGTCTTCGCTTTAATCGTATCCCAATGTCTAATTATTAAACCAACCACAATACCGATAGGTCCTCCTAATATAGACAAAAGAGCGCCTCCCCATTTTTTGAAAAAGTCAACAATTGCAGTAAAGATAGCGACTGCTTTTTCTTTTATTGCCGTCCACAAATTCGAAAGAAATTCGCTAATTTTTTCCCAGTTTTCATATACGAGTATTGCAACTGCAGCTAATGCCATAATTGCAAGGACTGCTATTCCCATTGGACTAGATACAAGCTTTAGTCCGTCTTTAAAAAGATCAATCGATGCTTTCACAGTCGCTATCGTTTCTGCTACTTTAATCAACACGACAACAACTGTCCCAACTGTGAGAAAGGCGGCAACTAAAGCCGTGATAATTGGAATCAACGTTTCACTATGTTCTTGAAAATAACTGAGAAAAACCATGACTGGTTCCATTAATTTCGGGATATACGAGATGATAACGCCAAACCCTTGATCGATCACCGAGACAATTTGACTAATAACGCTATTTATCTGGGTAACAAGTTCATCAAAGGCACCTAAATCAGCAGATTTAAGTGTTTTTGCAATTTCTAAAAAGACATTATTTAACCCATTGTCGATGGCACCCTCGATATCACCCATCGCTGTTTTAGAACCTTCTGAAATTGAACTGAACACGCCAATCTTATCAAATATTCCTGCGAGTGCTGAACCCATTTCTGCTATTTTTTGTGCTGCACCAAATGATACATCAGCTATTTCTTTTGTTTTATCAATGGCTGTTGTAATTCCAGAAACAAAACCATTATTGTCTATATTTAATTCCATGCCTGTTTTATTAGTTCCCATTTTTTTCTCCTTTCCTATTTATTCGCTTTCATCATTAAATCTGAAAAGTCGTTATCCTTTAATGCTTCTTCTTCCTGACCTAACACCATTCTTTCACGTTTCGCATAGTCATAAAATTTTTCAAATGATGTGTAATACGGCCGCATTTCTTTGCCCATTTTTTTCGTAGCTTTAACTTGTTGTGCTAGCCAAGCGGCTTTATGCAGCACATAGTCTTCGTCTACCATCTTTAATTGAAATGCCGTCATCTTGAGCGTGTATTCATAAAATGTCATACGCTCAATTTTTTTTAGTTCTGTCATGTTCAAATGTCGAAAGCAATTAATAATAATTTGTTCATAGTTTTCGAGTGAATTGAGGATTATTTTGTTTTCATCGCTTTTTTCGTATCTCTGGCTATTAGCTTTCCCGCGTTGTTACTTTCGATCTCGGCCAAGGTTTCCTCAAATACTTTTTCGATTTTATCACACGATTCTAAATAACTTTCAATATCTTCTAATGCTGGTCGTTTCGCCTCTGTTGAAGTGGCACAATGCAATACATCAGCTAGCGCTACAATACTACCTGAATGAATTTCAATTAGTTTTGTTGATAATCCAGTACCAAATTTCATGCCGTTGTTTTCGATAAAAAACTTTTTATCCAATTCACGTACAAACTTAATTCCAAAAATAAACACCTTAACTTCTCCATTAATCTTTAACTCCATTACAATTCCTCCTTTAGTAATAAAAAGAAGCTAGGTTTCCCTAGCTTCTACTTGTATAGTTGATATAATTTTATCGATCTGTTAATTATTATTCCCAGCAGGTTCTTCAGCTTTGACCGTGTCTTTAAACACGTATGACACCACATTCGCTTGTTCCTCAGTCAAAGTTGCATAACCTTTTTGTCCGACACCATTAATAGCAAATTCCATTTCTAGTGCTAGACCATCCTCAGAATTGGATGTTTTTGAAAAACTTGAAACATAACCTTGGAAATATGTTGCTTTAAATTTATCACTGTTTTTTTCTGTGCCTTTTTCTGCTTTATCAATCTCCCAAATTTCGATAATTTCAGCTGCATCGAAAGCATCATCTAATTCATCAATGTAGGTATCTCCTTTGGCAATAATCGATGTCGCTGAAAACTCATAAACAATCGGTGCCATATTTTGCAATGGACCGTCCTTGGTCGGAACTGCTTCATTGTCACGGCTTTTAGCATTACTATGTTCCGTTTGGAATGCCATCTTCCAAGCTGCCCCATCCTTTTCATTTTTTAAAATACGGTATAATAGAATAACGTCAATTCCTTTTTTTGCTTCAGTCATTTTTAAAATCTCCCTTTTAATAGTTTTTTTAATCTTTGTTTGCTTCGCTTGCTCTGCAGTGGCAGCGTTGCTGAAATATTTCATTTTTCATTAACATGTTAACAATTTACTGCGCATTTGATACCAACGTGTTTTATTTAACGTCCACAACAATCATAAACGGACGAGCAAGTCTTAAAGATGTTCCCCAGTAAAATTAAGCTTTTCTGCTGTTTGAAACTCTTAACTACTATCATCTTAACACCTTATTTCACCTAAAAAGTGTCTTCTTAATACCTTGATAGTACGGAGAAAATTCATTGCTTTTTCTTTCTTATTTTATCCCATAAAAAAGATACTAGCTCTTTTGCTGGTATCTTCATCGATAGCTTTTCTGCTGTTTGAAACTCTTAACTACTATCATCTTAACACCTTATTTCACCTAAAAAGTGTCTTCTTAATACCTCGATAATACGGAGAAAATTCGTTGCTTTTCCTTTCTTATTTTATCCCATAAAAAAAGATACTAGCTCTTTTGCTGGTATCTCGTTAATAGAAATTTTGAACGTCTATGTTGTTACTCTTTGTTCAATTCCTAATTCACATGCAAAGTCAGTCACTGCCATATTCAGTTCCATATGGTATGTAGTGTGCTCAATCATTAATTTTTCCATTATCCTAGTTTTATTAGACCCAATAATAAACTTGTCCACGAATATAACTTTACGTCGTTCTCTTCGTTCAGGATCCAAAACACATTCGATTCGTTCCAATCCCTGATTGATTTTTTTTACAAAGTATTCCATCTTTTCAAATTTCTCAATATTATCTAATGCTGCACTTTCTGTTGTACTATGGAAGTCATTACCATATGTTGGAGGCACAATAGAATAACTTGCGGTCACCTTTGGAGCTGCTCTCACACCTGCTTTTATGGCTTCTTGTTTATAGGCGGTTATAAGTAATTCCACATTTTTGACAGTTTTCCTCATACTTAAATCACTTGGTCGTACTTCTTTGTAGTTTTCTAATTCAATCATTAAGTTGTCTTGTGTGCTCATTCATTGTCCTCCTTTTATTAGTAAAGTTAGTTTTTATAACACTTATTTCATTGACAAGTAATCTCTAACAATGCGACATATAAAAACTCAACACTCGTTTCATGATGTTTATAGCGTTGATAGGAATAATGATCTCTATCTGCGCTTGATCGCACTTGTTTTTCCGTCTTTATTTTAATTACTTCATGACCACGAAGACGTGCATCAGCTAGCTTTTTAACAAATTCGATTTTATTTTTATTTTTAATGTAATAACGATTATTGATCATCGTTTTATTCATTCGCCACTCTCCTCTGATTTTGTAAAGTTAATGAAAACGTTAGTGCTAAATAAACACACCACACCACATTACTTACCTTTTTTTACTAAATAAATATTTCCAATTAATAAAGCCGTTGTAGATATAATTGTGAAAAATAGTACCAATAATGAAAATTTTAAAATAACTGTCACGCTCCATTTCTTATTTATTCTTAAAACAAATTTTTAACTTTAGATTCTATCTTATCTCACACCACGAATATGATTTAAAATCATATCCAACGTGCAAAAACACCTTATTCTCTCTTAATACCAAGTATTTCATCAGATGTAACATTAAAATAAAGACATAATTTAACTATATTTTCAGCATTCATTGATAGTGGATCTTTTTCCCAGTTGCTGATTGATGTCTGTGTTGTATCAATTTCTCTCGCTAAGGCTCGTTGAGACATCTTTCCATTTTTAGCTCGCAACTCTGCGATTGTTATCAACCTGCCACCTCCTGGTCATATCTCTATGTTATATGATTTAAAATCACGTGTCAATAAATATATATGATTTATTATCATGCCACTATCTTATAACTGTCTAGATTATTATTTAATACATTATAAAACAACAACTTGATTTAAAATCATACCAATGATATATTATACTTATCAAAGGGGTGTTGAAATGAGGACTTTAGGAAGTCGCATAAAATTTTTAAGAGAAAAAAAACATTTAACTCAAACAGAATTGGCTGAAAAAGTTGGCGCAAAAACTTATACTACTATATCTAAATGGGAAAGTGACGAAAATTTCCCAAAAGGAAAGGATTTAAAAATCCTAGCAGAATTGTTTGGTGTTTCAGCAGATTTTCTCTTAGGAATAGAACCATCCGTTCAAACTTTCCAAACATCTGAATGCCATGATACAGATATTGAACTTCCTCTATATGGTGACGTTGCTGCTGGGGCTCTAGCAGAGTTAGAAAGTATTGATGTATGGGATGTCAAAACCGTAAAATTACCAAAATTTTTGCTTCCACAATCGATGTTATCCGATAAGTTATTTGCTATGCATGTTAATGGAGATTCAATGGATAAAATAATTCCTAACGGTTCATTAATTGTTGTAAAACCAATTGAACAATCGCTCTATAATGATGGTGATATTGTTGTTTTCAGCTATAATGGTGAATATTCATTAAAAAGATATCGTCCCAATGCCATGGAAGGTTTTGTATTATTTGAAGCTGATTCAATTAATCCTGATTTCAAAAATATCCCCATTAGTAAAAGTGAGTTATTTGAAGCGAATATGTATGGTAAAGTCGTTTTTTGTGGGATAACATTTTAATCCTACTATTAGTTAAAATTGTTTTAAATAATGTCTGATAAAACTTAAAATCCGTCTGTAGTCTACGTATTTAAAAACTCATTCCGAATATGGAATGAGTTCTTTTGTATACAAATATAGATCTTACTTAAAAAAATGCTTTTACTGACATATAAAATTCATATAAAAAGTAACAAGCAAAGCCTAACAATAAAATACCAGCTACAATCGAGCTCCATTTTATAGCTTTACGATTCATAATTTTTCTTGTTAATGAAACAATGGACAGTAAACTAACATCATGTAACAATATACCACTCAAAATCCCTAATGCAACAATAAAAAATTGACTGTTACTCTTTGTGTAGGAATCAGTTAATACAGTTCCAAATACTGTAACCCAAAAAACGAGGTTCCCTGGTGATACAGCTACAATAAGTCCATTTCGATATGTTTTAAAGAATGATTTATTTGTTTTTTCACCTGCTAAATTAATATCCTTATTCGCATTTTTGATAGAATCGTAGGCGATAAAAACCAGAAATACAGCTCCTATCAACCATAATGGGCTTTGAATATAAGGTAAAGAAAGAATATTAGCAAATCCTAAATAAAGTGCAATTATTAGTGCCACATCAATTGTCATACCACCAATACCAACGGCCCATCCGTGTATAAATCCATTTTTCAAAGTCTGTTTTGTCATTTCTACACTTATCGCCCCCACCGGCATTGCGATTACCAAACCCACTAGTAAAGACGTAAAATAATTTTCCATGTATTCCTCCTTAATTATCTGTTTATTTTATTATGAAATTATCATAGCATAACAATACATATTTAATCTCTAAAATTGTATAAAAATGCAAAATATGCTTGAAAGTGTCTTTTAGTATCAAAAATCCGACTTGTGCTTCATCCGCTAAACGCTTCTGTCTTTAAACTAACTAAAAAAACTTGTTATCTCTATTTGATTAGAGAATAACAGTTTTTTATGAAATCAATCTTCCCAACCACAAAGTGTATATCCTTGATTTTTTGACTCTGTTAAAGTCATTCCTTGTAAAGAATTAAGATTATTTGATTTTAAGTACTAAACACTTCATGCAGCAGGTCCTGCTTCAATCGTTAATAAATAATCCAAAATAAAAACAGTCACTATTAAATTCTGAAAACTAGAATTTAACAATGACTGCCTTATTTACTTTTAAAACAAATAGTAAAAATAAAACTGATCACTA comes from Brochothrix thermosphacta DSM 20171 = FSL F6-1036 and encodes:
- a CDS encoding phage tail spike protein, which codes for MSVYFFDNKQQLIKMKNNRTLMQCLQEQEITSDKSDLLKDTLTVSCLYDSELEQAEYIAVRERKSVYSLYKIQEEEIDAEIMNFKGINFGLDELSNYIVKEEQSQKQTLTEIAKQVVKATDGEWHVTGIVNKVASATFQYISVKDALKTIQSLGCELLFRCEISGTGISKKWIELHDKIGKESTKRYEVGSTALKVVRTKNRSNIITSIVGRGKGEDVGDGKGKRLGFEKVDWKTPVVKPKGQAFLELKKLTEVHGIPMKNGGMRRREQVVVFDDIEDDKELLTATYQMLLDNSRQLVQFSSEVIGASSIGDRVSIHDYDKGYHYQTRVFSVKYDCLTNKVDTSLGDNLQGSSATTQLANVQNGVSELQSVKMNFYDSTEVSK
- a CDS encoding distal tail protein Dit, yielding MYTFKDVKKDPFRKMKYIPTSAMRYDGFLLEDILEGYTTLKVEGREMTSIVLESTEAQIGAIITNQRLPARIITVTYKLQNKNALELQRDFKELMFRLYRDEDVAISFEDEPTTTYYGRFETADTVEGSSNNIISTFTLFCSDPYKYGAENITIGAINHHLHYPVTPMTVTAKMTKTSTLSIVNGSQTLKITSETLAVNDVVLFDFKNGKVFVNNVDRTNLLDLDSDFSNFQLKTDDRVTSDVATLSIVYRSVEL
- a CDS encoding phage tail protein, which gives rise to MGTNKTGMELNIDNNGFVSGITTAIDKTKEIADVSFGAAQKIAEMGSALAGIFDKIGVFSSISEGSKTAMGDIEGAIDNGLNNVFLEIAKTLKSADLGAFDELVTQINSVISQIVSVIDQGFGVIISYIPKLMEPVMVFLSYFQEHSETLIPIITALVAAFLTVGTVVVVLIKVAETIATVKASIDLFKDGLKLVSSPMGIAVLAIMALAAVAILVYENWEKISEFLSNLWTAIKEKAVAIFTAIVDFFKKWGGALLSILGGPIGIVVGLIIRHWDTIKAKTIAAFNAVANFLGDCWNSIVGFFQGGVDKVAGFIDKMIGVFNIIKEFSLVDAGKAIIDGFVNGLKAAWEAGKKFVSGIGDWIKDHKGPISYDKRLLVENGQSIMFGLDKGLQNGFGDVMSNVNGMSHSISASFTADASQSNTATTQPAQFVVNIGKQNFTAFVADISDAMGGETQINMQI
- a CDS encoding tail assembly chaperone, with the protein product MELKINGEVKVFIFGIKFVRELDKKFFIENNGMKFGTGLSTKLIEIHSGSIVALADVLHCATSTEAKRPALEDIESYLESCDKIEKVFEETLAEIESNNAGKLIARDTKKAMKTK
- a CDS encoding phage major tail protein, TP901-1 family, encoding MTEAKKGIDVILLYRILKNEKDGAAWKMAFQTEHSNAKSRDNEAVPTKDGPLQNMAPIVYEFSATSIIAKGDTYIDELDDAFDAAEIIEIWEIDKAEKGTEKNSDKFKATYFQGYVSSFSKTSNSEDGLALEMEFAINGVGQKGYATLTEEQANVVSYVFKDTVKAEEPAGNNN
- a CDS encoding ArpU family phage packaging/lysis transcriptional regulator — protein: MSTQDNLMIELENYKEVRPSDLSMRKTVKNVELLITAYKQEAIKAGVRAAPKVTASYSIVPPTYGNDFHSTTESAALDNIEKFEKMEYFVKKINQGLERIECVLDPERRERRKVIFVDKFIIGSNKTRIMEKLMIEHTTYHMELNMAVTDFACELGIEQRVTT
- a CDS encoding helix-turn-helix domain-containing protein; the protein is MITIAELRAKNGKMSQRALAREIDTTQTSISNWEKDPLSMNAENIVKLCLYFNVTSDEILGIKRE
- a CDS encoding LexA family protein, whose product is MRTLGSRIKFLREKKHLTQTELAEKVGAKTYTTISKWESDENFPKGKDLKILAELFGVSADFLLGIEPSVQTFQTSECHDTDIELPLYGDVAAGALAELESIDVWDVKTVKLPKFLLPQSMLSDKLFAMHVNGDSMDKIIPNGSLIVVKPIEQSLYNDGDIVVFSYNGEYSLKRYRPNAMEGFVLFEADSINPDFKNIPISKSELFEANMYGKVVFCGITF
- a CDS encoding LysE family transporter, producing the protein MENYFTSLLVGLVIAMPVGAISVEMTKQTLKNGFIHGWAVGIGGMTIDVALIIALYLGFANILSLPYIQSPLWLIGAVFLVFIAYDSIKNANKDINLAGEKTNKSFFKTYRNGLIVAVSPGNLVFWVTVFGTVLTDSYTKSNSQFFIVALGILSGILLHDVSLLSIVSLTRKIMNRKAIKWSSIVAGILLLGFACYFLYEFYMSVKAFF